In one Sphingomonas sanguinis genomic region, the following are encoded:
- the rpe gene encoding ribulose-phosphate 3-epimerase → MLPVRIAPSILSADFAKLGEEVRAIDAAGADWIHIDVMDGHFVPNITIGPAVVKALRPHTTKPFDVHLMIAPIDAYLDAFAEAGADTITVHPEAGPHIHRTIQHIKGLGKRAGVVLNPATPAKMLDYLIDMVDLVLVMSVNPGFGGQSFIESQLKKISAIRNMIEHSGRAIDLEVDGGVDPAWAKRCIEAGADALVAGTAAFRGGPEHYAANIAALRG, encoded by the coding sequence ATGCTTCCTGTGCGTATCGCTCCCTCCATCCTGTCCGCCGATTTCGCCAAGCTGGGCGAAGAAGTCCGGGCCATCGACGCCGCAGGCGCCGACTGGATTCATATCGATGTGATGGACGGGCATTTCGTGCCCAACATCACCATCGGCCCGGCGGTGGTGAAGGCGCTGCGCCCGCACACGACCAAGCCGTTCGACGTGCATCTGATGATTGCGCCGATCGACGCCTATCTGGATGCCTTTGCCGAGGCGGGGGCGGACACGATCACCGTGCATCCGGAGGCGGGGCCGCACATCCATCGCACGATCCAGCACATCAAGGGGCTGGGCAAGCGCGCCGGTGTCGTCCTGAACCCCGCGACGCCCGCCAAGATGCTGGATTACCTGATCGACATGGTCGATCTGGTCCTGGTGATGAGCGTGAACCCCGGCTTCGGCGGGCAGAGCTTCATCGAAAGCCAGCTCAAGAAGATTTCGGCGATCCGCAATATGATTGAGCATTCGGGCCGCGCCATCGACCTGGAGGTAGATGGCGGGGTCGATCCGGCCTGGGCCAAGCGCTGTATCGAGGCCGGGGCGGATGCGCTGGTCGCGGGCACCGCCGCTTTCCGGGGTGGCCCGGAGCATTACGCCGCCAATATCGCCGCCCTGCGCGGCTGA
- a CDS encoding heparinase II/III family protein → MRDRMGAEEARIAADSIEEGKRLVRVQTGGLSLADRLSEHLHRLTWRTPLHSLRLKGRHPLKLMAVPEDPVLGDIERGHALLGGVLDWRGEERGVESIDFARPDWSTGFADHLHSFAWLRDLSTVATRQQGAPIAEYLMGRWLDAFAETVDATAWRPDLWGRRILFWTAHAPLILSSNDLVYRSRVLNTMARGARHLDRGADKAPPGVARIAAWCGVIAAGLLLAGGDPRQAFGEAGLARALDTGLFPDGGVIARSPAVQLDAVMLLTMMREVYDARGLPFPDPFQTRLQRMISALLGVMHGDRALSSWQGSGPETPERIAAVIEASGVRTRPLRQAGDWGYQRLAAAQAVLVMDAAPPPIARAIEGGCASTLAFEFSDGAQRIVVNCGGARATVAQVPASLAHGLRTTAAHSTLTLGDSNSTAIHADGTLGRGVAQVELSRQESDAASRIEASHDGYVRRYGFNHRRQLLLTGDGRELRGEDALLPEGRKRQAGSTNFALRFHLGDGVEAMVTAESGQAILRLEDGALWQFRCRGGTLAIEESLWIDGTGRPVATQQLVVTGETPAGGAHVSWAFKRAL, encoded by the coding sequence ATGCGCGATCGCATGGGGGCCGAAGAGGCCCGTATCGCCGCCGACAGCATCGAGGAAGGCAAACGCCTCGTCCGCGTCCAGACCGGTGGCCTGTCGCTCGCCGATCGGTTGAGCGAGCATCTTCACCGGCTGACCTGGCGCACGCCGCTGCATTCGTTGCGGCTGAAGGGGCGGCATCCGCTGAAGCTGATGGCGGTGCCCGAGGACCCGGTCCTGGGCGATATCGAGCGCGGTCATGCGCTGCTTGGCGGGGTGCTCGACTGGCGCGGCGAGGAGCGTGGGGTCGAATCGATCGATTTCGCTCGGCCCGACTGGTCGACGGGGTTCGCCGATCATCTGCACAGCTTCGCATGGCTGCGCGACCTGTCGACCGTCGCCACCCGGCAACAGGGTGCGCCGATCGCCGAATATCTCATGGGCCGCTGGCTCGATGCCTTTGCCGAGACGGTGGATGCCACCGCCTGGCGCCCCGATCTGTGGGGGCGGCGCATCCTGTTCTGGACCGCGCATGCGCCGCTGATCCTGTCGTCCAACGACCTCGTCTATCGCTCGCGCGTGCTCAACACGATGGCGCGCGGTGCCCGGCATCTGGATCGCGGCGCGGACAAGGCACCGCCGGGCGTGGCGCGGATCGCGGCATGGTGCGGGGTGATCGCGGCCGGATTGCTGCTGGCGGGGGGCGACCCGCGTCAGGCGTTCGGCGAGGCTGGATTGGCGCGTGCGCTCGACACCGGGCTGTTCCCCGATGGCGGCGTCATCGCGCGGAGTCCTGCGGTGCAGCTCGACGCGGTGATGCTGCTGACCATGATGCGCGAAGTCTATGACGCGCGGGGTCTGCCCTTCCCGGATCCGTTCCAGACGCGGTTGCAGCGGATGATCTCGGCGCTGCTCGGCGTCATGCATGGCGACCGGGCGCTGTCGAGCTGGCAGGGCTCCGGCCCCGAAACACCGGAGCGGATCGCGGCCGTGATCGAAGCATCGGGCGTGCGCACCCGACCGCTGCGCCAGGCGGGCGACTGGGGCTATCAGCGTCTCGCGGCGGCGCAGGCGGTGCTCGTCATGGACGCCGCCCCCCCGCCGATCGCGCGCGCGATCGAGGGCGGTTGCGCCTCGACCCTGGCTTTCGAATTTTCGGACGGCGCGCAGCGGATCGTCGTCAATTGCGGCGGCGCCCGCGCGACCGTGGCGCAGGTGCCCGCCAGCCTGGCCCATGGCCTGCGCACCACGGCGGCGCATTCGACGCTGACTTTGGGCGACAGCAACTCTACCGCCATCCATGCCGACGGCACGCTGGGGCGCGGCGTTGCCCAGGTCGAGCTGAGCCGTCAAGAATCGGACGCGGCCAGCCGGATCGAGGCGAGCCATGACGGCTATGTGCGCCGCTATGGCTTCAACCATCGCCGCCAGCTGCTGCTGACCGGCGACGGCCGCGAGCTGCGCGGCGAGGATGCGCTGCTGCCGGAAGGTCGCAAGCGGCAGGCGGGCAGCACCAACTTCGCGCTCCGTTTCCACCTCGGCGATGGGGTCGAGGCCATGGTTACGGCGGAGAGCGGTCAGGCGATCCTGCGGCTGGAAGACGGCGCGCTGTGGCAGTTCCGCTGTCGCGGCGGTACGCTGGCCATCGAGGAGTCGCTGTGGATCGACGGCACCGGCCGCCCGGTGGCGACGCAGCAGCTGGTCGTGACCGGCGAAACGCCCGCGGGCGGCGCGCATGTTAGCTGGGCGTTCAAGCGGGCGCTCTGA
- the purH gene encoding bifunctional phosphoribosylaminoimidazolecarboxamide formyltransferase/IMP cyclohydrolase produces MAVSLPTAPSVDLVPVRRALLSVSDKTGVIDLARVLAERGVDLVSTGGTAKAIRDAGLPVRDISEVTNFPEMMDGRVKTLHPMVHGGLLAVRDDPAHAAAMTEHGIGAIDLVVVNLYPFQQTVAKGAERPEIIENIDIGGPSMVRSAAKNHGYVSILTDPADYADFLADLAANDGASTLKTRQRLAAKAFAATAAYDSAIAQWFGFVDQGEAFPATLPLAFTKHPEILRYGENPHQVAALYLPQKGGQGIAQAEQLQGKALSYNNLNDADAALELVSEFIDGPPTVVIVKHANPCGVASGATLLDAYQAAFACDTVSAFGGIIACNRPLDAETAEAISGIFTEVVVAPDASPEARAIFAKKKNLRLLLSGELPNPARPGLMMKSIAGGLLVQSRDNGRLTDDMLKVVTKRAPTEQELADCRFAWTVAKHVKSNAIVYAKGGSTAGVGAGQMNRLESARIAAWKAKDAAEKAGWAEPRTIGSAVASDAFFPFADGLLAAVEAGATAVIQPGGSIRDDEVIAAADEAGLAMVFTGMRHFRH; encoded by the coding sequence ATGGCCGTTTCGCTCCCCACCGCTCCCTCCGTCGATCTGGTGCCGGTTCGCCGCGCGCTGCTGTCGGTGTCCGACAAGACCGGCGTCATCGACCTGGCCCGTGTGCTGGCCGAGCGCGGGGTCGACCTCGTCTCGACCGGCGGCACCGCCAAGGCGATCCGCGATGCGGGCCTGCCGGTGCGCGACATTTCCGAGGTCACCAACTTCCCCGAGATGATGGACGGCCGGGTCAAGACGCTGCACCCGATGGTGCATGGCGGCCTGCTGGCGGTGCGCGACGACCCCGCCCATGCCGCCGCAATGACCGAGCATGGCATCGGCGCGATCGATCTGGTGGTCGTCAACCTCTACCCCTTCCAGCAGACCGTAGCGAAGGGTGCCGAGCGCCCCGAGATCATCGAGAATATTGATATCGGCGGCCCGTCCATGGTCCGCTCGGCGGCCAAGAATCATGGCTATGTCTCGATTCTGACCGATCCCGCCGACTATGCTGATTTCCTCGCCGACCTGGCGGCCAATGACGGCGCCTCGACGTTGAAGACCCGTCAGCGCCTCGCTGCCAAGGCCTTCGCCGCCACCGCGGCCTATGACTCGGCGATCGCGCAGTGGTTCGGCTTCGTCGACCAGGGCGAGGCGTTCCCGGCGACCCTGCCGCTCGCCTTCACCAAGCACCCCGAAATCCTGCGTTACGGCGAGAACCCGCATCAGGTCGCCGCGCTCTATCTGCCGCAAAAGGGCGGTCAGGGCATTGCCCAGGCCGAGCAGTTGCAGGGCAAGGCGCTGAGCTACAACAACCTTAACGACGCCGATGCCGCGCTGGAGCTGGTCAGCGAGTTCATCGACGGCCCGCCGACCGTGGTGATCGTCAAGCACGCCAACCCCTGCGGCGTCGCGAGCGGCGCAACGCTGCTCGATGCCTATCAGGCGGCGTTCGCCTGCGACACGGTGTCGGCGTTCGGTGGCATCATCGCCTGCAACCGTCCGCTCGACGCCGAAACGGCGGAAGCGATCTCGGGCATCTTCACCGAGGTCGTGGTGGCCCCGGATGCTTCGCCGGAAGCGCGTGCGATCTTCGCCAAGAAGAAGAATCTGCGCCTGCTGCTGTCGGGTGAATTGCCCAACCCGGCGCGCCCCGGCCTGATGATGAAGTCGATCGCGGGCGGCTTGCTGGTCCAGAGCCGCGACAATGGCCGCCTGACCGACGATATGCTCAAGGTCGTGACCAAGCGTGCGCCCACCGAGCAGGAACTGGCGGATTGCCGCTTCGCCTGGACGGTGGCCAAGCATGTGAAGTCGAACGCGATCGTCTATGCCAAGGGCGGATCGACCGCCGGTGTCGGCGCAGGGCAAATGAACCGTCTGGAGTCGGCGCGGATCGCCGCGTGGAAGGCCAAGGACGCCGCCGAAAAGGCCGGCTGGGCGGAACCCCGCACCATCGGGTCTGCGGTCGCGTCGGACGCCTTCTTCCCCTTCGCCGACGGCCTGCTTGCGGCGGTCGAGGCGGGCGCGACGGCGGTGATCCAGCCGGGCGGCTCGATCCGCGACGACGAGGTCATCGCGGCGGCGGACGAAGCCGGCCTCGCGATGGTGTTCACCGGGATGCGCCACTTCCGGCATTGA
- a CDS encoding AsmA family protein, whose translation MDQAPAADNPATSSAARKGWRRWAIRIAIGLLTVIAAIWLVLFVTKGRFLRHPFESIVGRLTHRTVSVGGDFQLYFAPWRIKFVAEKIAISNPGWATRPNLFTADRIDSRIAPLSLLFGKRRFTWLELTNGAVDLEWTPDHRTNTWTFSDKKGGKRLEFPRIDTAVVNGTTVRYRDPRMRVTADLALADFQSQDARIGRAVGVRGKGVIRETPFVINAQLLSPDATANRGKNQLVARMRAAGNIVDVTGTLPSIADVENVPLRTRARGKDLSTLLDVIGVVIPRTRTYDLHAQLVKDGDVYRFTRMKGTFGDSDLAGTLTVTHGERLHLDSTLTTDKLDIIDAAPFIGYNPDIVATKGAEAAAAATGVGPQRLLPDAALPIATMQRFDADLKWTIRTVRSRRVPISNVDLTLALDRGKLTLSPLNFAMARGDVSSDLLFDTRQRPSLVRYDIRLSPTPLGRLLAGWGVAEAGTTGTVKGRIQLTGHGDTIHDSLANANGRMAFILPAGSLWTRNAQLAELDIGTFVQKMFEKELKEPVRINCGLIAFTVRGGVAAADPILIDTSKNVITGRGGFSFRNEALDLAIRADAKTFSLFSGQSPVGITGSFAHPRIDPISGDLLARAGAGLGLAVVATPLAGVLAFVDVGDAKAAACGPVLSGARASAQRTVKGDPRNDVGRGTTAKSEDGRSKPGEAKAQRKKFLGIF comes from the coding sequence ATGGATCAGGCGCCTGCGGCCGACAATCCCGCGACTTCGTCCGCCGCCCGCAAGGGCTGGCGTCGCTGGGCGATTCGCATCGCCATCGGGCTGCTGACCGTCATCGCCGCGATCTGGCTGGTGCTGTTCGTCACCAAGGGGCGGTTCCTGCGCCACCCCTTCGAGTCGATCGTCGGAAGGCTGACCCATCGGACCGTCAGCGTGGGCGGCGACTTCCAGCTCTATTTCGCACCGTGGCGGATCAAGTTCGTCGCCGAAAAGATCGCCATCTCCAACCCCGGCTGGGCGACGCGGCCCAATCTGTTCACCGCCGACCGGATCGATTCGCGGATCGCCCCGCTGTCGCTGCTGTTCGGCAAGCGGCGCTTCACCTGGCTGGAGCTGACCAACGGCGCGGTCGATCTGGAGTGGACGCCCGACCATCGCACCAACACATGGACCTTCAGCGACAAAAAGGGCGGCAAGCGGCTGGAGTTTCCGCGCATCGACACCGCCGTCGTGAACGGCACGACGGTCCGCTATCGCGATCCCCGGATGCGGGTGACGGCAGACCTGGCGCTGGCCGATTTCCAGTCGCAGGATGCCCGGATCGGTCGTGCGGTCGGCGTGCGCGGCAAGGGCGTGATCCGCGAAACCCCCTTCGTCATCAACGCGCAGCTGCTGTCGCCCGACGCCACCGCCAATCGCGGCAAGAACCAGCTGGTTGCGCGGATGCGGGCGGCGGGCAATATCGTCGATGTCACCGGCACCCTGCCCTCGATCGCCGATGTCGAGAATGTGCCGTTGCGCACGCGGGCGCGGGGCAAGGACCTGTCGACGCTGCTGGATGTGATCGGCGTCGTCATCCCGCGCACCCGCACCTATGACCTTCATGCCCAGCTGGTGAAGGATGGCGACGTCTATCGCTTCACCCGCATGAAGGGGACGTTCGGCGACAGCGATCTGGCGGGCACGCTGACCGTCACCCATGGCGAGCGGCTGCACCTCGACTCGACGCTGACGACCGACAAGCTCGACATCATCGATGCCGCGCCCTTTATCGGCTACAACCCCGATATCGTCGCGACCAAGGGCGCCGAGGCCGCCGCCGCCGCGACCGGCGTGGGGCCGCAGCGTCTGCTGCCCGATGCCGCGCTGCCGATCGCGACGATGCAGCGGTTCGATGCCGACCTGAAATGGACGATCCGCACCGTGCGCTCGCGCCGGGTGCCGATCTCCAACGTCGACCTGACACTGGCACTGGATCGCGGCAAGCTGACCCTGTCGCCGCTGAATTTCGCGATGGCGCGCGGTGACGTATCGTCCGACCTGCTGTTCGACACGCGCCAGCGGCCCAGCCTGGTCCGCTACGACATCCGCCTGTCGCCGACGCCGCTCGGGCGGTTGCTGGCAGGCTGGGGCGTGGCGGAGGCGGGCACCACCGGTACGGTCAAGGGCCGCATCCAGCTGACCGGGCACGGCGATACGATCCACGACTCGCTGGCGAACGCGAACGGGCGCATGGCCTTCATCCTGCCCGCCGGATCGCTCTGGACCCGCAACGCGCAGCTCGCCGAGCTGGACATCGGTACCTTCGTTCAGAAGATGTTCGAAAAGGAATTGAAGGAGCCGGTGCGGATCAACTGCGGCCTGATCGCCTTTACCGTGCGCGGGGGCGTGGCGGCGGCAGACCCGATCCTGATCGACACGTCGAAGAACGTCATCACCGGGCGCGGCGGCTTCAGCTTCCGCAACGAGGCGCTGGACCTGGCGATCCGCGCCGATGCCAAGACGTTCAGCCTGTTCTCCGGCCAGTCGCCGGTCGGCATCACCGGCAGCTTCGCGCATCCCAGGATCGATCCGATCAGCGGTGACCTGCTGGCGCGCGCGGGGGCGGGGTTGGGGCTGGCGGTGGTCGCGACGCCGTTGGCCGGGGTGCTGGCCTTTGTCGATGTCGGCGATGCCAAGGCGGCGGCGTGCGGCCCGGTGCTGTCGGGCGCGCGGGCCAGTGCGCAGCGGACCGTGAAGGGCGATCCGCGCAACGATGTCGGGCGCGGCACCACCGCCAAGTCGGAGGACGGGCGAAGCAAACCCGGCGAGGCCAAGGCGCAGCGCAAGAAATTCCTGGGAATCTTCTGA
- the rpmI gene encoding 50S ribosomal protein L35, with protein MPKLKTKSGVKKRFKLTATGKLKHGVAGKRHRLISHNGKYIRQNRGTSVLSDADTKTVKAWAPYGLN; from the coding sequence ATGCCCAAGCTCAAGACCAAGAGCGGCGTCAAGAAGCGCTTCAAGCTCACCGCGACCGGCAAGCTCAAGCACGGCGTTGCCGGCAAGCGCCACCGCCTGATCAGCCATAACGGCAAGTATATCCGCCAGAACCGCGGCACCTCGGTCCTGTCCGATGCCGACACCAAGACCGTGAAGGCCTGGGCGCCTTACGGCCTGAACTGA
- the rplT gene encoding 50S ribosomal protein L20: MARVKRGTTTKAKHKRILDQAKGYYGRRKNTIRIARQAVEKAGQYAYRDRKVKKRTFRGLWIQRINAGVRAEGLTYSQFMHGLKLAGVELDRKVLADIAMHEGEAFKAIVAQAKAALPQAA; the protein is encoded by the coding sequence ATGGCACGCGTCAAGCGGGGCACGACCACCAAGGCGAAGCATAAGCGGATTTTGGATCAGGCGAAGGGCTATTACGGCCGTCGCAAGAACACCATCCGCATCGCTCGCCAGGCCGTCGAAAAGGCCGGTCAATATGCGTATCGCGACCGCAAGGTTAAGAAGCGGACCTTCCGTGGTCTGTGGATCCAGCGCATCAACGCCGGTGTCCGGGCCGAGGGCCTGACCTATTCGCAGTTCATGCACGGCCTGAAGCTGGCGGGCGTCGAACTGGACCGGAAGGTCCTGGCCGACATCGCCATGCACGAGGGCGAGGCCTTCAAGGCGATCGTCGCTCAGGCAAAGGCCGCTCTGCCGCAGGCCGCTTGA